Proteins encoded within one genomic window of Candidatus Dadabacteria bacterium:
- a CDS encoding class II fumarate hydratase, translated as MAKTKYRVESDSMGKMKVPSDAYYGAQTARAVENFPVSGRTLPREFIRAMGLVKLAAAHTNSELGFLKKGAARAIARAAQEVVDGKLDDHFVVDVFQTGSGTSTNMNTNEVIANRATEILKGKTRVHPNDHVNMGQSSNDVIPTAMHVSSLEAIEKDLIPSLEYLRDAFSKKAKEFDYIVKIGRTHLMDATPIRLGQEFSGYASMVDHGISRLKGIRNDLSELAIGGTAVGTGINTHRDFGKKVAARISEATGVKFREAKNHFEAQASKDAVVQASGALKTVSVSLIKIANDIRWLGSGPRCGFGEILLPAIQPGSSIMPGKINPVIGESVTQVAAQVIGNDAAITIGGQSGNFELNVMMPMMADNLLQSIRLLSRVCTVFVDKCISGIEADEERCGETIEQSLAMCTSLAPIIGYDNAAAIAKEAYASGSTVREVARQKGVLSDEELDKVLDPLSMTKPTS; from the coding sequence ATGGCTAAGACGAAATACAGGGTGGAATCCGACTCGATGGGAAAGATGAAAGTTCCCTCGGACGCTTATTACGGGGCGCAGACGGCAAGGGCGGTTGAGAACTTTCCCGTGAGCGGACGCACTCTTCCAAGGGAATTCATAAGGGCGATGGGTCTTGTGAAACTGGCCGCCGCCCATACAAACTCAGAACTCGGGTTCTTGAAGAAGGGTGCCGCGCGGGCCATAGCGAGGGCCGCGCAGGAGGTTGTCGACGGGAAGCTTGACGATCATTTCGTGGTGGACGTTTTTCAGACGGGTTCTGGCACCTCGACCAACATGAACACGAACGAAGTGATAGCCAACAGGGCGACCGAGATACTTAAGGGAAAGACCCGGGTGCATCCGAACGACCATGTGAACATGGGTCAGTCAAGCAATGACGTGATCCCCACGGCCATGCATGTCTCTTCTCTTGAGGCGATAGAAAAGGATCTTATACCGTCGCTTGAGTATCTTCGCGACGCATTCTCGAAAAAGGCAAAGGAGTTTGATTACATAGTAAAGATAGGACGCACCCACCTTATGGACGCTACCCCTATACGGCTCGGCCAGGAGTTCAGCGGGTACGCGAGCATGGTCGATCACGGGATCTCGAGATTAAAGGGGATAAGAAACGACCTTTCGGAACTCGCCATAGGGGGGACCGCGGTCGGCACGGGGATAAACACCCACAGGGATTTCGGAAAAAAGGTGGCGGCGAGGATAAGCGAGGCTACGGGGGTTAAGTTCAGGGAGGCTAAAAACCACTTCGAGGCCCAGGCGTCAAAGGACGCGGTTGTCCAGGCAAGCGGAGCGCTAAAGACGGTCTCCGTAAGCCTCATCAAGATAGCAAATGACATACGGTGGCTTGGAAGCGGCCCGCGCTGCGGCTTCGGAGAGATCCTTCTGCCCGCGATACAGCCGGGTTCGTCCATTATGCCGGGGAAAATTAACCCAGTGATCGGCGAGTCGGTTACGCAGGTCGCGGCCCAGGTAATCGGCAATGACGCGGCGATAACGATCGGAGGACAGTCGGGGAATTTCGAGCTCAACGTGATGATGCCCATGATGGCGGACAATCTCCTTCAGTCGATAAGGCTTCTCTCGAGGGTATGCACCGTGTTTGTCGACAAGTGCATCTCTGGTATAGAGGCGGACGAAGAGCGCTGCGGGGAAACCATCGAGCAGAGCCTCGCCATGTGCACCAGCCTCGCGCCGATCATAGGTTATGACAACGCGGCTGCGATTGCGAAGGAAGCCTACGCTTCGGGGAGCACCGTAAGGGAAGTTGCCAGGCAAAAGGGAGTGCTTTCAGACGAGGAACTTGACAAGGTTCTTGATCCGCTGTCGATGACAAAGCCGACTTCCTAG
- a CDS encoding type II toxin-antitoxin system death-on-curing family toxin, with protein MNYLFSEKVIAIHEQVVVGSSELQGMALNKSIESVLARVDNRVAYGMIEDIFELAATYACYIAVGRVFNDGNKRTAFTAMDTCLRINGIELDFDTERASEMIIKAAQGIVDEEELAEWLRI; from the coding sequence ATGAACTATTTGTTTTCAGAAAAGGTGATAGCCATTCATGAACAAGTTGTTGTTGGATCCAGTGAACTTCAGGGTATGGCCCTGAACAAGTCCATTGAATCCGTTCTGGCCCGTGTAGACAATCGCGTTGCCTACGGAATGATTGAGGATATCTTTGAGTTGGCTGCCACTTACGCCTGTTATATTGCCGTTGGTCGTGTATTTAATGACGGAAATAAGCGAACAGCCTTTACGGCAATGGATACTTGTTTGCGGATTAACGGCATAGAATTGGATTTTGACACGGAAAGAGCAAGTGAGATGATTATTAAAGCTGCACAAGGCATTGTTGATGAAGAAGAACTGGCGGAGTGGCTTAGAATCTGA
- a CDS encoding PD-(D/E)XK nuclease family protein yields the protein MKLIYHAKELTFKNLFKKYGLNPSDEATLFLLPGVSVVQEIEDCYSGEGVWGKNLLTFSELSDFVNETSPNLKKKRISRTQILSVTRKAAELVSGDLEVFGEFSENRDFLDAAASIISKLKQGRISVKELAGSAGTIKARSLRKKLSDIGLVYEKYEVLISERGFLDDADSVRVVSKELDREGIDRFFPSAKKLAVFGFSDFTLCELDVIKSLSSRVSETFFFVSDFGGLHEYRDCFVDRLGEASVVCEEDLAMISQPGESGPRTEFRDFYDSHEEIEHVSRTIKKLVLDKERKPSDFRVLVRSAQRRGRSVAGIFEKNGIAVNLRNWGTLAESTYGQIVRDILCLKSGNFHRDDLIRLFQSPLFIFYLGESEPARRCVNLVRTLSSANAKHTTISGIPGWKRVLEHITNLDGQLASVAGAVNLALDSVSSKFGRKSFAAMTSDLRKVLSELRASESSALLIERNAVTRECFDEFFSFLRDLSFSRGEFDFRVSGPAEYLRLLEDAMMERTVPYKTPSAPETRRVSVTDFSSARGTNPRFVFMTGLSDGSFPSSQPADPVLKPREKVEINRALGKTVFESEGLHYEKEKHLFLCLSAAASEKAFLSCFRYDQTSKEVNRSDFLEETMGISETRRPGSVCAPENLFSPEDIFFHGLSSSRNGDERISGTLIRHYGSDILGHLRAGVSAERKRLEADGNYSEFEGALLSPPPRPDAFSPTALEDYGTCPFMYFSKRILGLSNPRSPDEQRASRLDLGSLAHRFLGEFMESLFSGSSDHGGEGGVGMLYDELRQKYESGTAIFSHLPENVAAAEKKAFFEHTLWNFIYDELWRIEKDLHVPSFFEKEVEFRIEDVKIRGKVDRVDIQSSFEHGTKVEVVDYKIGGIGEKKFFDFRNLQLPLYLRALLDEGMYPVRGSYRSISNPEKIVSSRKISDISFREAVSLAGSYISCIERGFFPPYVGKKPAEHGEYLLQMLKGQPCSYCDYADLCRVKNGTKRKAAASAEEGDAENI from the coding sequence ATGAAGCTAATTTATCACGCCAAAGAACTCACTTTTAAAAATCTTTTCAAAAAATACGGGCTTAACCCAAGCGACGAAGCGACCCTGTTTCTTCTTCCAGGGGTATCGGTTGTACAGGAAATAGAAGATTGCTACTCTGGCGAAGGGGTGTGGGGGAAAAACCTGCTTACGTTCAGCGAACTTTCTGATTTTGTAAACGAGACATCCCCGAACCTCAAAAAGAAAAGGATATCGAGAACCCAGATACTGTCCGTAACCAGAAAAGCGGCGGAATTGGTCTCGGGCGACCTTGAGGTTTTCGGGGAGTTTTCGGAGAACCGGGATTTTCTCGACGCCGCGGCTTCAATTATCTCGAAACTGAAGCAGGGCAGAATTTCGGTAAAGGAGCTTGCCGGGTCTGCCGGAACGATCAAGGCGCGGAGCCTGCGGAAAAAACTCTCGGATATAGGGCTTGTTTACGAAAAATACGAGGTGCTCATCTCTGAAAGAGGTTTTCTTGATGACGCGGATTCCGTCCGTGTAGTTTCAAAAGAGCTTGACCGGGAAGGAATTGACAGGTTTTTCCCGTCGGCGAAAAAACTTGCTGTCTTCGGTTTTTCCGACTTCACCCTCTGCGAGCTTGACGTGATAAAAAGCCTTTCCTCCCGGGTTTCCGAAACTTTCTTTTTCGTAAGCGATTTCGGCGGTCTTCACGAATACAGAGACTGCTTTGTGGACAGGCTCGGTGAAGCCTCCGTTGTCTGCGAGGAGGATCTCGCCATGATCAGTCAACCTGGGGAGTCTGGACCGAGAACTGAGTTCAGAGATTTCTACGATTCCCACGAAGAGATTGAACATGTCTCAAGGACGATAAAAAAGCTTGTTCTTGACAAGGAACGCAAGCCGTCTGATTTCAGGGTGCTTGTGAGGTCGGCGCAGCGCCGCGGCCGCTCAGTAGCAGGCATATTCGAGAAAAACGGAATCGCGGTCAACCTGAGAAACTGGGGTACCCTCGCGGAGAGCACGTACGGACAGATTGTGCGTGATATTCTCTGTCTAAAGTCCGGCAATTTTCACAGAGACGACCTGATACGTCTTTTTCAGAGCCCGCTTTTCATCTTCTATCTGGGAGAGTCAGAGCCCGCGCGGCGATGCGTGAACCTTGTGAGAACGCTTTCATCCGCCAACGCGAAACACACGACCATAAGCGGAATCCCGGGCTGGAAAAGGGTTCTCGAACATATAACGAATCTTGACGGGCAACTTGCTTCCGTCGCGGGTGCCGTAAACCTCGCTCTTGACTCGGTGTCGTCTAAGTTCGGAAGAAAAAGCTTCGCCGCCATGACTTCTGACCTGAGAAAGGTTCTCTCAGAACTCAGGGCCTCTGAGAGTTCCGCGCTGCTTATAGAGAGAAACGCCGTGACAAGGGAGTGTTTCGATGAGTTTTTCTCTTTCCTGAGAGATCTTTCCTTTTCTCGCGGAGAGTTTGATTTCAGGGTTTCGGGCCCGGCGGAGTATCTGCGCCTTCTCGAAGATGCAATGATGGAGCGGACGGTACCCTACAAGACCCCCAGCGCGCCTGAGACGCGGAGGGTAAGCGTTACTGATTTTTCCTCGGCCCGCGGCACAAACCCTCGGTTTGTCTTTATGACGGGCCTTTCAGACGGCTCTTTTCCCTCTTCCCAGCCAGCTGACCCGGTACTGAAACCCAGGGAAAAAGTCGAAATAAACCGTGCGCTCGGAAAAACGGTTTTTGAGTCAGAAGGTCTTCACTACGAGAAGGAAAAGCATCTTTTTCTCTGTCTCTCCGCGGCGGCTTCAGAGAAAGCGTTTTTATCCTGTTTCCGCTACGACCAGACATCAAAGGAGGTTAACCGCTCCGATTTCCTAGAGGAAACCATGGGCATCTCCGAAACCAGGCGCCCCGGGAGCGTCTGTGCGCCTGAGAACCTGTTCTCGCCTGAAGATATTTTTTTTCACGGTCTGTCATCCTCCCGAAACGGAGACGAGAGAATCTCCGGGACTCTTATTCGTCACTACGGCTCTGACATTCTGGGCCATCTTCGCGCCGGTGTTTCCGCCGAGAGAAAGAGGCTTGAGGCGGATGGAAATTATAGTGAATTTGAAGGGGCGCTCCTTTCTCCTCCTCCGCGACCGGATGCTTTTTCTCCCACAGCGCTTGAAGATTACGGCACATGCCCCTTCATGTATTTTTCAAAAAGGATCTTGGGACTTTCAAATCCGCGGTCCCCGGACGAGCAAAGGGCCTCTCGGCTCGACCTGGGCTCGCTCGCCCACAGATTTCTCGGTGAGTTTATGGAGAGTCTTTTCTCCGGAAGCTCGGACCATGGTGGAGAAGGCGGCGTTGGAATGCTCTATGATGAGCTCAGGCAGAAGTATGAGAGCGGCACCGCGATTTTTTCCCATCTTCCCGAAAATGTCGCGGCCGCGGAGAAAAAAGCATTTTTTGAACACACGCTCTGGAATTTTATCTATGATGAGCTGTGGAGAATCGAAAAGGATCTCCACGTGCCGTCATTTTTTGAAAAGGAAGTGGAGTTCCGCATAGAGGATGTGAAAATCAGGGGGAAGGTTGACAGAGTTGATATCCAGAGTTCGTTTGAACACGGAACCAAGGTTGAAGTCGTGGATTACAAGATCGGAGGTATCGGGGAGAAGAAATTTTTTGACTTCAGGAATCTCCAGCTCCCTCTTTACCTAAGAGCGCTGCTTGATGAAGGAATGTATCCGGTCCGCGGATCCTATCGTTCAATCTCAAACCCGGAAAAGATCGTTTCGTCCAGAAAGATTTCCGACATTTCTTTTCGCGAAGCGGTTTCTCTCGCCGGATCCTACATAAGCTGCATAGAGAGAGGATTCTTTCCTCCGTACGTGGGGAAAAAACCGGCGGAACATGGCGAATACCTGCTTCAGATGCTGAAGGGTCAGCCTTGCTCATACTGTGATTACGCGGATCTCTGCAGGGTGAAAAACGGGACAAAAAGAAAAGCGGCAGCTTCTGCGGAGGAGGGCGATGCGGAGAATATCTGA